The DNA segment AAGGAGACAGCACCCTATGACCGAATCCATCAACGAACTCGCCAACGAGTACCTCGCCAATCGGCTGCAACTCGATCCTATCCTCGCCACCGAACTCGGTACAGGGGATGATCCAGCGGGTCTTCCCGACTACTCCGTCACCGGCGTTGTGGCCAAAGCGGATCTCGACAGATCGATTTTGGCCAAAGCGCGCATCATCGACGCAAGTGATGACGAGGTCATCGCCAAACACCTGATGATCGAGCGCCTCAGCACACAACTCGCCCTCCATGATGCGGGAGAATGGATGGCGGAGATCAACGTGATTGCTTCACCCCAACACCAGATAAAACACGCCATCGACCTGATGCCTCGTGCTACCGTGGAGGACTGGGAGACCATCGCCGAGCGGTTGCGCAGGGTGCGCGCGTCGTTGGCGAGTTATCAACAAAGCCTACGTTTGGGCCTTGCGCAGGGGCTCGTTGCTTCGCAGCGTCAGGTTCTTGAAGCAGCCCGACTGGCGCGACGGACGGCGACACCGGGAGGACCTTCGTACTTTGAAGAGCTCACCACCTCGTATCACCGGCAGGCGCCAGGGAACCCTATGGATTTTGGGGCCGCCTGTCAAGAGGCTGCATCAGCTTACTTAGACCTCGCCACCTTCTTCGAACAAGAGTATCTCCCACATAGCACCTCTATTGACGGAGTCGGTGGAGATCGCTGGCAACTCTACTGCCAGCTCTTTAACGGAGCGACCTTTGATCCCCAGGAGTCCTACCAGTGGGGCTTTGAGGAACTACAGCGCATCCGTCGTGAGATGGAGATAGAAGCGGACAAGATCCTTCCCGGCGCAGGTATTCATGCAGTGATCGCGCATCTTGAGCATGATCCATCGTTGGTGATCAACGGTGCTGACGCCTTCGCGCTCTGGAACCAACAGGTTCTCGATGGCGCCGTCGCGGTCCTCAACGGCGTACACTTCGACATTCCTGCCCCGATCCAACACATCGAAGCGATGCTGGCCCCCGCCGGCGGCGCAGCTGCCATGTACTATACGCCGCCATCGATAGATCTCTCGCGACCTGGTCGAACCTGGTATCCGACCCAAGGACGGACGGAGTTCCCCCTCTGGCACGAACTCTCTACGGTCTATCACGAAGGCGTACCAGGTCACCATCTCCAGATCGGCTATGCGACATGGCTCGGCGAACGACTCAACCCTTTCCAAAGGGTCCTTGGTGCTAGCTCTGGTCATGTTGAGGGTTGGGCGCTCTATGCCGAGCGACTGATGGATGAATTGGGCTTCTTCGAGGAGGCCAGCTACCGCCTCGGGATGTTATCGTCACAGGCGTTCCGAGCGGCCAGAGTCGTCATTGACATCGGATTACACCACGACTACCCAGTTCCACGCAATGTCTTCGCAGGGGCACCCGAACACTGGACGCGTGAATCCGCAATCGATTTCCTCCGCAACATGACTGGCATCGATGGCATCTTTGCCACCTCCGAGATCGACCGCTATCTCGGCTGGCCCGCCCAAGCCACCAGCTACAAGTTGGGGGAACGCGCCTGGCTCGCCATTCGCGAACAAGTTCGACTCCGTGAGGGACCACGCTTCAATCTCAAACGCTTCCACCACCAGGCTCTAGCGTTGGGTTTTGTTGGTCTCGATCAACTGGCGAGCGCCTTTT comes from the Ferrimicrobium sp. genome and includes:
- a CDS encoding DUF885 domain-containing protein — its product is MTESINELANEYLANRLQLDPILATELGTGDDPAGLPDYSVTGVVAKADLDRSILAKARIIDASDDEVIAKHLMIERLSTQLALHDAGEWMAEINVIASPQHQIKHAIDLMPRATVEDWETIAERLRRVRASLASYQQSLRLGLAQGLVASQRQVLEAARLARRTATPGGPSYFEELTTSYHRQAPGNPMDFGAACQEAASAYLDLATFFEQEYLPHSTSIDGVGGDRWQLYCQLFNGATFDPQESYQWGFEELQRIRREMEIEADKILPGAGIHAVIAHLEHDPSLVINGADAFALWNQQVLDGAVAVLNGVHFDIPAPIQHIEAMLAPAGGAAAMYYTPPSIDLSRPGRTWYPTQGRTEFPLWHELSTVYHEGVPGHHLQIGYATWLGERLNPFQRVLGASSGHVEGWALYAERLMDELGFFEEASYRLGMLSSQAFRAARVVIDIGLHHDYPVPRNVFAGAPEHWTRESAIDFLRNMTGIDGIFATSEIDRYLGWPAQATSYKLGERAWLAIREQVRLREGPRFNLKRFHHQALALGFVGLDQLASAFSVLTTT